In one Cercospora beticola chromosome 1, complete sequence genomic region, the following are encoded:
- a CDS encoding uncharacterized protein (BUSCO:EOG09265KSE), giving the protein MPLGRLPQSSYYDNRNRPTAALYRARQPYLIRNAVTGLCIFGFVAGVYTWTIKAIGQDDFSDVPIPDAPAQPAAAPHTSTVKSAGKA; this is encoded by the exons ATGCCTCTGGGAAG ATTACCGCAGTCTTCCTACTACGATAACCGCAACCGCCCCACTGCTGCGCTGTACCGGGCGCGGCAGCCATACTTGATCAGAAATGCAGTAACTGGTCTCTGTATCTTCGGCTTTGTAGCTGGAGTGT ACACATGGACGATCAAGGCTATTGGACAAGACGACTTTTCTGATGTTCCGATCCCGGATGCGCCAGCGCAGCCAGCGGCGGCACCACATACGAGCACAGTGAAGAGCGCAGGGAAAGCATGA